The Syntrophales bacterium genome includes a window with the following:
- a CDS encoding transglutaminase-like domain-containing protein, with amino-acid sequence MKEKLFLTFPLLLVTVLLISCSTLYFETLPPPSQRTTISSLSQIPYHEAWFGIVFNGEKVGFSRISITPIPGSEEFTITSESHISIRFLGLNWQVHMKSEDVVKNDLTLKSFQYSQKVNNRYLEAKGRVENNNLTLSVKSQETMSESKIPIREKIFPASAINLYPVIYGLNVGMHHEFLVFEPMTAHIYKVKQKVVSYEKSPRLGVPPAFRVETEMEGFSVKTWINASGETEMEMGFSGILISYRENEEEAKRYLVESSLAKKDLAYDFSLVKTNRPIKCPRNAKSITVMVIGLPAEIKLPSGGIQKVKADTENGKTVHIIRVDTKAIHYEESITEHMHQLYLSPSPQIESHHPTVIKISQEIVKDTRDEMDKVKILTQWVAREISKELADSFSALEVLNTKKGECQAHTMLYTALARAAKIPTRLVGGLVYLEEHGFLYHSWAESFVNRWIPVDPTFGQVPVDATHIKIVDGPDWSSFLSLSKVVGRISIKVIDYTCDEDNLDR; translated from the coding sequence ATGAAAGAAAAATTGTTCCTCACATTTCCCTTGTTACTTGTAACAGTTTTGCTCATTTCTTGTTCAACGCTATATTTTGAAACATTACCCCCGCCCTCACAACGAACCACAATAAGTTCCCTCTCCCAGATTCCCTACCACGAAGCGTGGTTCGGTATCGTATTCAACGGAGAAAAAGTAGGGTTTTCCCGCATTTCCATCACTCCAATACCTGGAAGCGAGGAATTCACTATAACATCAGAGTCGCACATATCCATACGTTTTCTCGGATTAAACTGGCAGGTCCATATGAAATCAGAAGACGTGGTGAAAAATGACCTTACCCTCAAGTCATTTCAATATTCCCAAAAAGTAAACAACAGATATCTCGAAGCAAAAGGAAGAGTAGAAAACAATAATCTCACACTATCGGTAAAAAGCCAAGAGACTATGAGTGAGTCGAAAATACCTATTAGGGAAAAAATATTCCCCGCGAGTGCAATCAACCTTTACCCCGTCATCTATGGATTAAATGTAGGTATGCATCACGAATTTTTAGTTTTTGAACCAATGACTGCTCATATCTACAAAGTGAAACAAAAAGTGGTGAGTTACGAAAAGTCTCCTCGCCTGGGTGTCCCTCCCGCATTCAGAGTGGAGACAGAGATGGAAGGTTTTTCTGTAAAGACATGGATAAATGCATCCGGTGAGACAGAGATGGAAATGGGTTTCTCAGGAATTCTGATCAGTTACCGTGAAAATGAGGAAGAAGCGAAAAGATACCTCGTGGAATCAAGCCTTGCAAAAAAAGACCTCGCTTACGACTTCAGTCTCGTAAAAACAAACCGACCTATCAAGTGTCCCCGAAACGCTAAATCTATAACGGTAATGGTTATAGGATTACCAGCAGAAATTAAACTTCCCTCAGGGGGGATACAAAAAGTAAAAGCAGACACGGAAAACGGAAAAACTGTTCACATTATCAGAGTTGATACCAAAGCCATCCATTATGAGGAAAGTATCACGGAACACATGCATCAGTTGTACCTATCTCCCTCTCCCCAGATTGAAAGTCATCACCCAACCGTTATAAAAATTTCTCAGGAAATAGTGAAAGACACCCGTGACGAAATGGATAAAGTAAAGATCCTAACGCAGTGGGTAGCCCGGGAAATTTCTAAGGAACTCGCAGATAGCTTCTCTGCACTTGAAGTATTAAACACAAAAAAAGGTGAATGCCAAGCTCACACCATGCTTTACACCGCCCTTGCGCGCGCTGCGAAAATCCCTACACGTCTCGTGGGGGGTCTCGTTTACCTAGAGGAACATGGTTTTCTTTACCATAGCTGGGCGGAAAGTTTCGTCAATCGATGGATCCCAGTCGATCCCACCTTCGGCCAGGTGCCAGTTGACGCCACACACATAAAAATTGTAGATGGACCTGATTGGTCATCCTTTCTTTCGCTAAGCAAGGTTGTAGGACGCATTTCAATAAAAGTTATAGATTATACCTGTGACGAAGACAACCTTGACCGATGA
- a CDS encoding Mut7-C RNAse domain-containing protein — translation MRFIVDCMLGKLSRWLRVLGFDAAYHANISDDDLIDLAIQENRVILTRDQNLFEKAKKNEEKPEIILIKSETWEEQIKQILCNFELQKFIKPFTRCLECNTPLNSIPKDEIRHLVPPFVFEHNEHFLFCKNCGRVFWKGTHFTNMQKKLKFLTE, via the coding sequence ATGAGATTCATCGTCGATTGCATGCTGGGAAAACTTTCACGATGGCTTAGGGTGTTGGGATTCGACGCAGCATATCACGCGAACATATCAGATGATGATCTAATAGATCTCGCAATACAGGAAAATCGCGTGATCCTAACGCGGGACCAAAACTTGTTTGAAAAGGCAAAAAAGAACGAAGAAAAACCAGAAATTATACTCATTAAAAGCGAAACATGGGAGGAACAGATTAAACAGATTCTATGCAATTTTGAGCTTCAAAAATTCATCAAACCCTTTACACGATGTTTGGAATGTAATACACCGCTAAACAGTATACCAAAAGACGAAATCAGGCACCTTGTTCCTCCCTTTGTTTTTGAACATAACGAGCATTTTCTATTCTGCAAAAACTGCGGACGTGTTTTTTGGAAAGGTACCCATTTCACGAACATGCAAAAAAAACTAAAATTCTTGACGGAATGA
- the cas6 gene encoding CRISPR system precrRNA processing endoribonuclease RAMP protein Cas6 produces MRIGKYTFSWVFLEEAILPKYKGSTFRGVLGRALKAVVCALRKESCIDCILRRSCIYVNLFDPSFCTKGVPPPPPYVIEAEDCGDTCFKEGDKFSFNLLLFGKANDYLPYFVYAFNEIGQQGIGRRTNDTRGRFSLSTVESGNVKIYDSNCGKIDDWPEAEDYLPVFSKQESGVRRISISLLTPLRVKYANHLAVDLPFHLLIRTVLRRISTLYKTYGEGEPSLDYRGIIDRSKDVRIVQKNLSWFDWSRYSRRQDQRMFMGGLVGSVLYEGDLDEFLPYLRFCELVHLGKQTTFGLGKIKLEIIGV; encoded by the coding sequence TTGCGCATCGGAAAATACACATTTAGCTGGGTTTTTCTTGAGGAGGCCATTCTTCCCAAATACAAGGGTTCTACTTTCCGGGGTGTTCTTGGGCGAGCTTTAAAGGCTGTTGTTTGTGCGTTAAGGAAAGAAAGTTGTATTGATTGCATCCTGAGACGCTCCTGTATTTACGTAAATCTTTTTGATCCTTCTTTTTGCACAAAAGGTGTGCCCCCACCGCCTCCCTATGTGATTGAGGCTGAGGATTGTGGAGACACATGTTTCAAAGAAGGTGATAAGTTTTCATTTAATTTGCTTCTCTTTGGAAAGGCCAATGATTACCTGCCATATTTTGTCTATGCTTTTAATGAAATTGGTCAACAGGGGATTGGAAGAAGGACTAATGATACCAGAGGACGTTTTTCACTCTCCACGGTAGAGAGTGGAAATGTAAAGATTTACGATAGCAATTGTGGGAAGATAGACGATTGGCCTGAGGCAGAAGATTACCTTCCCGTTTTCAGCAAACAGGAATCAGGTGTTCGGCGTATTTCGATAAGTCTTCTGACGCCGTTACGCGTTAAGTACGCCAATCATCTTGCAGTTGATTTGCCTTTTCACCTTTTAATTAGAACCGTTTTACGGCGAATATCTACCCTTTACAAGACTTACGGAGAAGGGGAACCGTCGCTCGATTACAGGGGTATAATCGATCGCTCCAAAGACGTAAGGATTGTCCAGAAAAACTTGAGTTGGTTTGATTGGTCTCGTTATTCACGGAGACAGGACCAGCGTATGTTCATGGGTGGACTTGTGGGGAGTGTTTTATACGAGGGTGATTTGGATGAATTTTTACCCTATCTTCGCTTCTGTGAGTTGGTTCATTTAGGTAAGCAGACTACCTTTGGCTTGGGAAAGATTAAACTAGAAATCATCGGAGTTTAG
- the csm6 gene encoding CRISPR-associated ring nuclease Csm6, giving the protein MRNILLAVLGLTPQVITETLYALYQEGRHVDSIHVITTRKGKEKINAHLLAPGDGWFYRFLREYEVGGIEFSHDNIHTVKDEYGNEYEDIEDAEANEALLKLCLEITFHLTRDPDTAVFFSIAGGRKTMSACLMVAAQCYGRPQDRIYHVLVSSEYESNPDFFYPPRKSIPVRLIDSKGHEYAKETKYAEIKMVSIPFFSFRHLLSGEMLKVPRTPAELMLSVVRDNKPDLIIDLSQSKVIYKGRECDLMPARMVFYAFFALRKKNCPKGNERPCKGCNDCYVEWSALSSSFKDEIVRLYRRCNPKRAVEEMKKGGILDLDMGNFNAYKGKIRRDLEAAFGAHNAKSLIITGVGKKPDTRYGIPIDRNRIKIIY; this is encoded by the coding sequence ATGAGAAATATTTTACTTGCTGTTTTAGGTTTAACACCACAGGTGATTACGGAAACACTTTATGCCCTTTATCAGGAGGGTCGGCACGTAGATTCCATACACGTCATAACAACAAGGAAGGGAAAAGAAAAAATAAACGCTCATCTTCTCGCGCCAGGTGATGGGTGGTTCTACCGCTTTCTTAGGGAGTACGAAGTGGGAGGTATCGAGTTTTCCCATGACAATATTCACACGGTAAAGGACGAGTACGGTAACGAGTACGAGGACATAGAGGATGCCGAAGCAAATGAAGCGTTGCTTAAGCTTTGTCTCGAAATTACATTTCATTTAACAAGAGACCCCGACACCGCCGTTTTCTTTTCCATTGCTGGTGGCAGAAAAACGATGAGTGCCTGTCTTATGGTGGCAGCGCAGTGTTATGGGCGACCACAGGATAGAATTTATCATGTTCTTGTTTCATCGGAGTATGAGAGCAATCCCGATTTTTTCTATCCTCCTCGCAAAAGCATCCCTGTGAGATTGATCGATAGCAAAGGGCATGAGTACGCAAAGGAAACGAAATACGCAGAGATAAAAATGGTCTCAATACCGTTCTTTTCTTTTCGTCATCTTTTATCAGGTGAAATGCTCAAGGTTCCCCGAACGCCCGCAGAACTTATGTTATCTGTGGTTAGAGATAATAAACCTGATCTTATTATAGATCTGTCACAGTCGAAGGTTATCTATAAAGGTCGTGAGTGCGATCTCATGCCTGCCCGTATGGTTTTTTATGCCTTCTTTGCTTTGAGAAAGAAAAATTGCCCAAAAGGCAATGAAAGACCATGCAAAGGTTGTAACGATTGTTATGTTGAATGGTCAGCACTGTCGTCGAGTTTTAAAGATGAAATTGTTCGGTTGTACAGGAGGTGTAATCCAAAACGGGCGGTAGAAGAGATGAAAAAAGGGGGTATTCTCGATCTGGATATGGGCAATTTCAATGCGTACAAAGGGAAAATACGTCGGGATTTGGAGGCTGCTTTTGGTGCTCACAATGCGAAGAGTCTTATCATAACTGGAGTTGGTAAGAAACCGGATACACGGTATGGCATACCAATAGACCGTAACAGGATAAAGATAATTTATTAA
- the cas10 gene encoding type III-A CRISPR-associated protein Cas10/Csm1, translated as MRETVLKVALAGLLHDIGKIAEYAMETEVDQDYLDRNAILFQPVFRGRYTHRHATYTSAFIEWLEKSLPEELNRAQWGLEDTFVKLAAGHHRPETALQWIIAEADRLSAGWDRLTFEKEYNSAIDWRDAPKTRLLSLFERLGFHEKMNRDDFKYVYPLREISPENIFPVEKDGALPKTDEEAKSDYKRLFREFTSAIEKLAHRKENIYLWFDHFESLLGIYLSFVPQARAGMTIPDVSLYDHSRMVAAISSALFLYHTETDSYNVESIKDEKPKKFLFVGGDFYGIQNFIFSEGEAAKYRAKMLRGRSFAISLYCELAADLILRRIGLPSTSMLIMAGGKFILLLPNTESVKNELAKAEEKINRWLLRISLGESCLGISHLESAPEELTRVRFSDLWEELKDRIWLKKFSRFSLFEHGGAVKGYLERFRPLNPPLCPYCGKRPSSERAEKYREKDDRSMCDICRDHIYLGSGITRSDLRVAITSKNADIREVKLLDPIFDEYQVTFTKGSLNDLARDGSLYKYWDVNVDPTQPISKTVTVRFIAGYVPTYREEDMHDKRILSRIKSGEKEDEGIEVGKIKTFEHIAAKALVIDENDKEQGVAALGVLKADVDHLGKLMSCGLSEEEISITRMAALSRQFNLFFTLCLPYLLKNDRRFHDIYTVFAGGDDLFFVGPWNRIIDFASLLNERFISYVCHNPEIHLSAGISLQKPNTPIQRVVDDVEDALSKSKDNGRNSITVFGSTAKWHEFYELMKMKSTLFDWFNRKIVNSAMLFRLNHFIGMVEKERVVCSKGGVRIEDMECLKWRAFFTYVTERNVGSVIKDESVRKEVRNEFLKVAEWLEKYREKLRIPLWGLIYDVRRGGRL; from the coding sequence ATGAGGGAAACAGTTCTTAAGGTTGCGTTGGCCGGTCTTTTACACGATATTGGGAAAATAGCTGAATACGCGATGGAGACGGAAGTTGATCAGGATTACCTGGATAGAAATGCTATCCTATTTCAGCCGGTTTTTAGAGGTCGTTACACCCACCGGCATGCTACATACACTTCCGCATTCATTGAGTGGCTGGAGAAGAGTTTGCCGGAAGAGTTGAATCGAGCTCAATGGGGACTCGAAGATACTTTTGTAAAATTAGCGGCAGGTCACCACAGACCAGAAACAGCTCTTCAGTGGATTATCGCGGAGGCGGATCGACTGAGTGCGGGATGGGACCGCCTGACTTTTGAAAAGGAGTACAACAGTGCCATTGACTGGAGAGATGCGCCGAAAACACGCTTACTTTCTCTGTTTGAGAGGCTTGGTTTCCATGAGAAAATGAACCGTGATGATTTCAAATACGTTTATCCTCTTAGAGAAATTTCGCCTGAAAACATTTTTCCCGTAGAGAAAGACGGAGCTTTACCGAAGACGGACGAAGAAGCCAAAAGTGATTACAAGAGGTTATTTAGGGAGTTTACATCTGCTATTGAGAAGTTGGCTCATAGAAAAGAAAATATATATTTGTGGTTTGATCATTTCGAGTCCCTATTGGGTATTTATTTAAGTTTTGTCCCTCAGGCGAGGGCGGGGATGACAATTCCTGATGTGTCATTGTACGATCATTCCCGTATGGTTGCCGCCATATCAAGTGCGCTCTTTCTTTATCACACAGAAACTGATTCTTATAACGTGGAGTCCATAAAGGATGAGAAACCAAAGAAATTTTTGTTTGTTGGTGGGGATTTCTATGGCATTCAGAATTTCATATTCAGCGAAGGTGAAGCGGCAAAATACAGAGCGAAGATGTTGCGTGGCCGTTCTTTCGCCATTTCACTTTACTGCGAACTTGCGGCTGATCTGATTCTTCGCAGAATAGGGTTGCCTTCCACTTCTATGTTAATTATGGCAGGGGGTAAATTTATTCTTCTTTTGCCAAACACTGAAAGTGTTAAAAATGAGCTCGCAAAAGCTGAAGAAAAAATCAATAGGTGGCTTCTCAGAATTTCACTCGGTGAGAGTTGTCTAGGCATTTCTCATCTTGAATCGGCACCCGAAGAACTTACGAGGGTAAGATTCTCAGATTTATGGGAGGAACTAAAAGATAGAATATGGCTAAAAAAATTCTCCCGTTTTTCGTTGTTTGAACATGGTGGAGCGGTTAAGGGTTATTTAGAGAGGTTCCGGCCTTTAAACCCGCCATTGTGTCCCTATTGTGGAAAAAGGCCTTCATCAGAGAGGGCTGAAAAATATAGGGAAAAAGATGATCGTTCTATGTGTGATATTTGTCGGGATCACATTTACTTGGGAAGCGGTATTACACGGAGTGATTTGAGAGTAGCCATTACGAGTAAAAACGCTGATATCCGAGAAGTTAAGCTTCTGGATCCTATTTTTGATGAATACCAGGTGACATTTACTAAAGGGTCTTTGAATGATCTGGCAAGGGATGGTTCGCTTTATAAGTACTGGGATGTGAATGTTGATCCAACGCAACCGATTAGTAAAACCGTAACAGTTCGTTTTATAGCCGGTTATGTGCCCACGTATCGTGAAGAGGATATGCACGATAAACGTATTCTTTCAAGAATAAAATCTGGGGAGAAAGAGGATGAAGGTATTGAGGTGGGTAAAATCAAAACGTTTGAGCATATAGCAGCTAAGGCACTGGTTATTGATGAAAATGACAAGGAACAGGGTGTGGCGGCGCTTGGTGTACTTAAAGCTGATGTTGATCATCTGGGAAAGTTGATGTCTTGTGGCTTGAGTGAGGAGGAGATTTCCATCACGCGCATGGCAGCTTTAAGCAGACAGTTTAATTTGTTTTTTACACTTTGTCTTCCCTATTTGCTAAAAAATGACCGTCGCTTTCATGATATATACACCGTTTTTGCAGGTGGTGATGATCTTTTCTTCGTGGGCCCCTGGAACAGGATAATTGATTTTGCGTCTCTTCTTAACGAGAGGTTTATCAGTTATGTTTGCCACAATCCAGAAATACATTTGTCAGCTGGCATTTCCTTACAAAAACCAAACACGCCTATTCAGAGAGTTGTTGATGATGTTGAAGATGCCCTTTCTAAATCGAAGGATAATGGAAGGAATTCAATTACAGTTTTTGGCAGCACGGCTAAATGGCATGAATTTTACGAACTTATGAAGATGAAAAGTACACTGTTTGACTGGTTTAATAGAAAGATAGTGAATAGCGCAATGCTTTTTCGTCTTAACCATTTCATAGGGATGGTGGAAAAGGAAAGGGTGGTTTGTAGTAAGGGGGGAGTGAGAATAGAGGACATGGAGTGCCTCAAGTGGCGAGCATTTTTCACCTATGTAACTGAGAGAAATGTAGGAAGTGTCATTAAGGACGAATCGGTTAGAAAAGAAGTGCGGAACGAGTTTTTAAAAGTGGCTGAGTGGTTAGAAAAATATCGTGAAAAGTTAAGAATACCCCTGTGGGGTTTAATTTACGATGTTCGTAGAGGAGGGAGATTATGA
- the csm2 gene encoding type III-A CRISPR-associated protein Csm2: MSEYPNFYENREKKIVSVKLFSEEAEKWAEKIWTSRRGSNSNRRAQIRKFYDEVMRYNEIVKKNPSEWQVIHPFVNMIIAKVVYAKGRDNLVTEEFVKLIKGCIEQVKDPEDLDVFANFFEAFMGFYRQYEVKKKDDEMKADKKGGAKNGYKT; the protein is encoded by the coding sequence ATGAGTGAGTATCCTAATTTTTATGAGAATAGAGAGAAGAAAATAGTGAGTGTGAAACTATTTTCTGAGGAGGCAGAAAAGTGGGCGGAGAAAATCTGGACTTCTCGGAGGGGTAGTAATTCGAATAGGCGGGCTCAGATAAGGAAATTCTACGATGAGGTTATGAGATACAATGAAATAGTAAAGAAAAATCCTAGTGAATGGCAGGTTATCCATCCTTTTGTAAACATGATTATTGCGAAGGTTGTTTATGCGAAAGGGAGAGATAATCTCGTTACGGAAGAGTTTGTTAAGTTGATCAAAGGCTGCATAGAACAGGTGAAGGATCCAGAAGACCTCGATGTCTTTGCCAATTTCTTTGAGGCATTTATGGGATTTTACCGCCAGTATGAAGTTAAGAAAAAAGATGATGAGATGAAAGCGGATAAGAAAGGAGGGGCGAAAAATGGATATAAAACTTAA
- the csm3 gene encoding type III-A CRISPR-associated RAMP protein Csm3, giving the protein MDIKLKEIKEIKGKIILKTGLHIGTGNTEMRIGGTDDPVIKHPYTNEPYIPGSSLKGKVRSLLELESGLMGETGGRPLQASDLQTIKDEEQKEICRKILKVFGSGGADAEDIKKEELGPTRVSFSDCPLNEEWKRDVDSKRLPYFEIKSENAINRITGVAEMPRLFERVVAGAVFDFHIALKILGDKEEEELFPFLLRGLKLLAHDALGGSGSRGYGRIEFEFADPKIKDMYDSIQLA; this is encoded by the coding sequence ATGGATATAAAACTTAAGGAGATTAAGGAGATTAAGGGCAAGATAATTCTGAAGACAGGTCTTCACATTGGTACGGGTAACACCGAAATGCGCATTGGTGGGACGGATGATCCTGTAATAAAACACCCCTATACGAATGAGCCTTATATCCCTGGGTCTTCGTTGAAGGGAAAAGTGCGGTCCCTTCTGGAACTGGAGAGTGGTTTGATGGGTGAGACAGGCGGTAGGCCCCTTCAGGCCAGCGATCTCCAGACAATAAAAGATGAAGAACAGAAGGAGATATGCAGAAAAATTCTTAAGGTTTTCGGTTCCGGTGGTGCTGACGCAGAAGATATCAAGAAGGAAGAACTAGGACCCACCCGTGTTTCCTTTTCCGATTGTCCACTAAACGAAGAGTGGAAAAGAGATGTGGATAGTAAAAGGCTCCCTTATTTCGAAATAAAGTCGGAGAATGCTATCAATAGGATAACAGGTGTTGCGGAAATGCCTCGTTTGTTTGAAAGAGTTGTAGCAGGTGCTGTATTTGATTTTCACATAGCTCTAAAAATTCTTGGTGATAAGGAAGAGGAAGAACTTTTTCCCTTCTTGCTCCGTGGCTTGAAACTCCTTGCGCATGATGCTCTGGGAGGCAGTGGGAGCAGGGGATATGGAAGAATAGAATTTGAATTTGCAGATCCAAAGATAAAAGATATGTACGATAGTATTCAGCTCGCTTGA
- the csm5 gene encoding type III-A CRISPR-associated RAMP protein Csm5: MVVTKRCFIKVLTPVHIGCDEVYEPFSFVVDERERELVVFDPLTFFKSLKEEEKIKFDSLSRKGTVVSLLELMKFMRGRSAEGFRIPVSEGFVSHYNRSVGMPMGDVNRIQNELNRFAIMRTAFNPHNNEPYLPGSSIKGSLRTAYLNMVAKKKPPFSLNLSEKGANRKLEQTLLDYKSIETDPFRLLKVSDFVPVKASTRIVYAVNVKKDGSSAGGLSQILEIIEPGSFFVGTISVDEEKSRHPLVNHQITFKGVLDSLRFFEQEKLREEKELRQAGINECSLKLDGGRLIRVGRHSGAESVTIEGYRKIRIRGKREYDSDKATTVWLASEVNRNYDKNRIRPFGWCQIGEITPEIEKEVDESLKVAKPVKKVMSETVEKIVERRTVPEPVIEEWPSALLTWDPGKQELKAEFEGKRAIHKGKDIIPENLRRSLIEKRKSVNAKVTIEKVYNRYSIVRIEGES, from the coding sequence ATGGTGGTAACGAAAAGGTGTTTCATAAAAGTATTAACCCCTGTTCACATAGGGTGTGACGAGGTTTACGAGCCTTTCTCTTTCGTTGTGGATGAACGGGAAAGGGAATTAGTGGTCTTCGATCCATTAACTTTTTTTAAATCTTTAAAGGAAGAAGAGAAGATAAAGTTCGACTCTCTAAGCCGGAAAGGGACTGTTGTGTCTCTTCTTGAGTTGATGAAATTCATGAGAGGTAGATCTGCAGAAGGCTTCCGGATACCGGTCAGTGAAGGGTTTGTGAGTCATTATAATAGATCTGTTGGGATGCCAATGGGGGATGTGAACAGGATTCAAAATGAGTTAAACAGGTTTGCTATTATGAGAACTGCTTTTAACCCTCATAACAACGAGCCCTATCTGCCAGGTTCTTCCATAAAAGGCTCCTTAAGGACGGCTTATCTGAACATGGTTGCAAAGAAAAAACCACCATTTAGTTTGAACCTGAGCGAAAAAGGTGCGAACAGAAAACTTGAACAAACATTGTTAGACTATAAGAGTATCGAGACTGATCCATTTAGATTGCTGAAGGTTTCTGATTTTGTACCAGTAAAAGCATCAACCCGTATAGTTTATGCGGTAAATGTGAAGAAGGATGGCAGCAGTGCGGGAGGATTGAGCCAAATTTTGGAGATTATAGAACCTGGTTCATTCTTTGTAGGGACAATTTCTGTTGATGAGGAGAAATCTCGTCATCCACTGGTAAATCACCAAATTACATTTAAGGGTGTCTTGGATAGTTTGCGTTTTTTCGAGCAGGAGAAATTGAGAGAGGAGAAGGAGCTTCGACAAGCTGGAATAAATGAGTGTTCTCTGAAGTTGGATGGTGGTCGGCTCATAAGAGTTGGCCGTCACTCAGGGGCTGAGTCAGTAACTATAGAGGGGTACAGGAAAATACGTATCAGAGGCAAGAGGGAATATGATTCAGATAAAGCTACAACAGTATGGCTCGCATCTGAAGTTAACAGAAATTATGACAAAAATAGAATAAGGCCGTTCGGTTGGTGTCAAATAGGTGAAATAACTCCGGAGATCGAAAAAGAAGTAGATGAATCATTAAAAGTTGCCAAACCTGTCAAAAAGGTGATGTCCGAGACCGTTGAGAAAATTGTTGAGAGAAGAACTGTTCCAGAACCTGTAATTGAGGAGTGGCCTTCTGCTCTTCTAACGTGGGATCCGGGGAAACAAGAGTTAAAGGCAGAATTTGAAGGCAAAAGGGCTATCCATAAGGGTAAAGATATTATCCCAGAAAACTTGCGCAGGAGTTTAATAGAGAAACGCAAAAGTGTGAACGCAAAGGTTACGATAGAGAAGGTTTACAACCGGTATTCAATCGTGAGAATTGAAGGTGAAAGCTGA
- a CDS encoding YddF family protein, translating into MKRYILNTPVLTTYGLYRFSSIDVEEAKRIAKDAISAVGHKGTAEALSILLGIDVKVNRIEVFMEPGDVAVVFRIKKRLPEGVVLDTEDTLKMPYELGKLERIE; encoded by the coding sequence TTGAAACGTTATATTCTAAACACGCCTGTTCTTACTACATACGGTTTGTATCGATTCTCAAGTATAGATGTTGAAGAAGCAAAGCGTATTGCAAAAGACGCGATTTCTGCCGTGGGTCACAAGGGGACTGCCGAAGCTCTTTCTATTCTTCTCGGCATTGATGTAAAAGTTAATAGAATTGAAGTTTTTATGGAGCCAGGAGATGTCGCTGTTGTTTTCAGAATAAAGAAACGTCTTCCGGAGGGAGTAGTGCTGGATACAGAAGATACTTTAAAAATGCCGTACGAACTCGGCAAGTTGGAGAGAATTGAGTAG